One region of Polynucleobacter sp. SHI8 genomic DNA includes:
- the lpxB gene encoding lipid-A-disaccharide synthase: MTYLITCVAGEPSGDMLAGQLLHGIQQHPELSSSRFFGIGGPKMQAYGFESSWPMDTLSVRGYVEVLSNLSKILKIRRELTQRIRDERPDVYIGIDAPDFNLAIEKKCRQMNIPTVHYISPSIWAWRYHRINGIKKAVDHMLCIFPFEPKIYHDVGMQATYVGHPLANQIPMQPSPQKAKDQLSNLGLLSYGSIASNETIIAVMPGSRESEIEYIAKGFFEAMLIMHKTHGNKIRFLTPVATPKLRPALELLKQDAVKKNPDIQIELVTENSSLILEAADSVLIASGTATLEAALWKKPMVISYSVPWLTAQIMKRQGYLPYVGLPNILCQSFVVPELLQEEAKPDVLARGTLEWLDRPNQVASLVSIFEELHILLKQPTEELVAHAIAQTIHTKSH; the protein is encoded by the coding sequence ATGACATATTTGATTACCTGTGTGGCAGGTGAGCCCTCGGGTGATATGCTTGCGGGTCAGCTTTTACATGGTATACAACAACATCCAGAATTATCAAGTAGTCGCTTTTTTGGGATAGGTGGTCCTAAAATGCAGGCTTATGGTTTTGAGTCTTCCTGGCCAATGGACACCTTAAGTGTGCGAGGGTATGTTGAGGTTCTAAGTAACTTATCCAAGATTCTAAAAATTAGGCGAGAACTCACTCAACGCATTCGAGACGAGAGACCTGATGTTTATATTGGCATTGACGCACCAGATTTTAATTTGGCCATTGAAAAAAAATGTCGTCAAATGAACATCCCAACAGTTCATTACATCAGCCCATCCATATGGGCTTGGCGATATCACCGTATCAATGGCATTAAAAAGGCCGTAGATCATATGCTTTGCATATTTCCATTTGAACCTAAAATTTATCATGATGTTGGCATGCAAGCAACTTATGTAGGACATCCTTTAGCCAATCAGATTCCGATGCAACCAAGCCCTCAGAAAGCAAAAGATCAATTATCGAATCTCGGACTTTTAAGTTATGGATCTATAGCCTCGAATGAAACCATTATTGCTGTTATGCCCGGAAGTCGAGAATCAGAAATAGAGTACATTGCAAAAGGCTTTTTTGAAGCGATGCTTATTATGCATAAGACGCATGGAAATAAAATAAGATTTCTAACGCCTGTAGCAACACCTAAATTACGTCCCGCCCTAGAGTTACTAAAACAAGATGCAGTAAAGAAAAATCCTGATATTCAAATTGAATTAGTCACCGAAAACTCAAGTCTTATTCTCGAAGCAGCTGACTCCGTTCTCATCGCTAGTGGAACAGCCACTTTAGAAGCGGCATTGTGGAAAAAGCCCATGGTTATTTCTTATTCTGTACCGTGGTTAACTGCTCAAATTATGAAGCGCCAAGGGTATTTACCTTATGTTGGGTTACCCAATATTCTTTGTCAAAGTTTTGTTGTGCCTGAGTTATTGCAAGAAGAAGCAAAACCTGATGTATTGGCAAGAGGTACTTTAGAGTGGTTAGATCGCCCAAATCAAGTAGCTTCATTGGTTTCTATTTTTGAGGAGTTACATATTCTTCTCAAACAACCCACTGAAGAATTAGTTGCCCATGCAATTGCACAAACGATACATACTAAATCACATTAA
- the lpxA gene encoding acyl-ACP--UDP-N-acetylglucosamine O-acyltransferase: MSLIHPTAVIDPQAVIHPQAIIGPYAIIGPHVQIGEGTSIGSHTVIEGHTHIGKDNVISHFSSLGGVPQDMKYRGEPTQLIIGDRNTIREFTTIHTGTIQDKGVTSIGNDNWIMAYVHIAHDCVVGNHTIFSSNAQIAGHVIVEDWAILGGMSGVHQFVRIGQHSMLGGASALVQDIPPFVIAAGDKAQPHGLNAEGLKRRGFAPETITALRHAYRLLYKDGLTFEEAKLAIQEMIDSGFEGTSLLPEGVEKINEFLKFIRASTRGIIR; this comes from the coding sequence ATGTCGTTGATTCATCCTACCGCGGTGATTGATCCTCAAGCGGTCATTCATCCTCAAGCGATTATTGGACCTTATGCAATTATTGGCCCTCATGTACAGATTGGTGAAGGGACATCCATTGGCTCACATACGGTAATTGAAGGTCATACGCACATTGGTAAAGACAATGTTATAAGTCATTTTTCTTCCCTAGGTGGAGTTCCTCAAGATATGAAATATCGTGGAGAGCCGACGCAATTAATCATTGGGGATAGAAATACTATTCGTGAATTCACGACGATTCATACTGGCACGATTCAAGACAAGGGTGTCACCAGTATTGGAAATGATAATTGGATCATGGCTTATGTTCACATTGCCCATGACTGTGTTGTCGGAAACCATACGATTTTTTCAAGTAACGCCCAAATTGCTGGCCATGTAATAGTTGAAGATTGGGCTATTTTAGGAGGCATGTCTGGCGTCCATCAATTTGTTCGTATTGGCCAACACTCCATGTTGGGAGGAGCTTCTGCTCTTGTGCAGGATATTCCACCCTTTGTGATTGCTGCTGGGGATAAAGCACAGCCTCATGGTTTAAATGCTGAGGGTCTTAAGCGTCGAGGTTTTGCACCTGAAACTATCACGGCATTACGCCATGCTTATCGTCTTTTATACAAAGATGGGTTAACTTTTGAAGAGGCTAAATTAGCCATTCAAGAGATGATTGATTCTGGTTTTGAAGGAACATCTTTATTACCAGAAGGCGTTGAAAAAATTAATGAATTTTTAAAATTTATTCGTGCATCAACGCGCGGAATCATCCGTTAA
- the fabZ gene encoding 3-hydroxyacyl-ACP dehydratase FabZ has translation MVNEVNLDINKILKLLPHRYPILLVDRVLELDPRVRIKALKNVTVNEPFFQGHFPDYPVMPGVLILESLAQASALLAFSEEKDDDSLYFFAGIDNARFKKPVLPGDQLILNAEVERYKSGIWKFKAFAMVGEDIVCQADLLCALRKRED, from the coding sequence ATGGTTAATGAAGTCAATTTAGATATCAATAAAATATTAAAGCTCTTACCCCATCGTTATCCGATTCTTTTGGTTGATCGAGTATTAGAGCTTGATCCTAGAGTTCGAATCAAGGCTCTTAAAAATGTTACTGTGAATGAGCCATTTTTTCAAGGGCATTTTCCGGACTACCCTGTAATGCCAGGTGTTTTGATCCTTGAATCACTTGCCCAAGCGTCCGCTTTATTAGCCTTCTCAGAAGAAAAAGATGATGATTCTTTATATTTCTTTGCTGGTATTGATAATGCGCGATTTAAAAAACCGGTTTTACCTGGTGATCAATTAATTCTCAATGCTGAGGTTGAGCGATATAAAAGTGGTATCTGGAAATTTAAAGCCTTTGCCATGGTTGGTGAGGATATTGTTTGCCAGGCTGATTTGTTATGCGCTTTAAGAAAAAGGGAAGATTAA
- the lpxD gene encoding UDP-3-O-(3-hydroxymyristoyl)glucosamine N-acyltransferase has translation MHKPITLGDLANHFGVDLDGDSSLSLMGLAPLDIAHHQQISFLVNPIYRQQALLSQAGVLILNQSDYTFVKEASEHTKSYLISPNPYALFARIGQFFEKLNLSPIPSGIHPMADVHPSAVIPQSCTIGPFCSIGSGVILGEKVHLVSHVKLGVNVQIGSETTIHPMTVIYDHCQIGKRCILHGGVVIGSDGFGFAPDFSAQGGEWVKIPQTGRVIIGNDVECGASMTVDRGAMADTIIGDGCKFDNQVQIGHNVKVGAHTVMAGCSGIAGSTEVGTLCVIGGYANFSGHLKIADRTTVSGGTSITKSIKEPGGHYTSVFPFTSHSQWEKNAAIIRGIDKLRQQIKDLTKKVK, from the coding sequence ATGCATAAACCCATTACCCTAGGTGATCTTGCAAATCATTTTGGCGTAGATCTTGATGGCGATTCTAGTTTATCGTTAATGGGTTTAGCTCCCCTAGACATTGCTCATCATCAACAGATCTCTTTCTTAGTCAATCCTATTTATCGTCAACAGGCTCTTCTTAGTCAAGCTGGAGTTTTAATACTCAATCAGAGTGACTACACCTTTGTAAAAGAAGCCTCTGAGCATACTAAATCCTATCTTATCTCCCCAAATCCTTACGCTTTATTTGCTAGAATCGGACAATTTTTTGAAAAGTTAAATCTTAGCCCAATACCCTCAGGTATCCATCCAATGGCTGATGTTCATCCATCTGCCGTTATTCCTCAATCATGTACTATTGGACCATTTTGTTCCATTGGTTCTGGAGTGATACTGGGCGAAAAGGTTCATTTAGTTTCACATGTCAAACTAGGTGTAAATGTCCAGATCGGTTCAGAGACCACGATACATCCTATGACGGTCATTTATGATCATTGTCAAATTGGTAAACGATGTATTCTTCACGGCGGTGTTGTCATCGGTTCAGATGGCTTTGGTTTTGCTCCTGATTTTTCAGCTCAGGGGGGAGAATGGGTCAAAATTCCTCAGACTGGAAGAGTGATTATTGGTAACGATGTTGAATGTGGTGCATCGATGACGGTAGATCGTGGTGCTATGGCAGATACCATTATTGGAGATGGTTGCAAATTCGATAATCAAGTTCAAATTGGGCATAATGTAAAAGTGGGCGCTCATACAGTCATGGCGGGTTGCTCAGGCATTGCTGGAAGTACAGAGGTTGGAACTTTATGCGTCATCGGTGGGTACGCTAATTTTTCCGGGCATTTGAAAATTGCAGATCGAACAACCGTTTCTGGGGGAACTTCTATTACCAAATCAATTAAAGAACCAGGTGGTCATTACACGAGTGTGTTTCCTTTTACATCTCACTCTCAATGGGAAAAAAATGCTGCAATCATTCGTGGAATTGATAAATTACGTCAACAAATTAAAGATTTAACAAAAAAAGTGAAGTAG
- a CDS encoding OmpH family outer membrane protein: MKQLKIRYYLSMFGLIGLAFFIQSVHAQEAGTKIAFVSLERILSESKMAKDAQAKMQGEFGNREKEVRDAIAKIKTQAAQLDKDAAVMPEAERIRKQRELADNDREIQRKQRELIEDTQRRGAEERAKIFEKANQVLKTIVEQKKLDLVVQEAAFVSPRVDITNEVIAALNSK; encoded by the coding sequence ATGAAGCAGTTAAAAATCCGTTACTACCTGTCAATGTTTGGTTTGATTGGTTTAGCATTCTTTATACAGTCTGTTCATGCTCAAGAGGCAGGAACTAAAATCGCATTTGTCAGTTTAGAGCGCATTTTGAGCGAGTCAAAAATGGCTAAAGATGCTCAAGCTAAAATGCAGGGCGAGTTTGGAAACCGTGAAAAAGAAGTTCGAGATGCTATTGCTAAAATAAAAACTCAGGCGGCTCAACTTGATAAAGATGCGGCAGTAATGCCTGAAGCAGAACGAATTCGTAAACAACGCGAGTTAGCTGATAACGATCGTGAAATTCAACGTAAACAACGTGAATTGATTGAAGATACTCAACGAAGAGGTGCTGAAGAGCGTGCCAAGATTTTTGAAAAAGCCAATCAAGTATTAAAAACTATTGTTGAACAGAAAAAGTTAGACTTAGTTGTTCAGGAAGCAGCCTTTGTAAGCCCAAGAGTTGATATTACCAACGAAGTCATTGCAGCTCTTAACTCTAAATAA
- the bamA gene encoding outer membrane protein assembly factor BamA has translation MIHSELSLAAEPFVVKDIRVEGLQRVEPGTVFSYLPVKVGETFDDSMGADAIRSLFNTGFFKDVQVKVENNVLIVLVEERPTISKVDFTGMKEFEKEAILKALRAIGLADARYFDKALVDKAEQEIKRQYVSKGFYDAEIVTTVTPGERNQVSVYFNIEEGIVSTISEINIIGNKAFSEKELKSQMQLSIGGWFSWYSKNNRYSKQKLSADLENIRSFYLNQGYLEFRIDSTQISISPDKKGMYVTINIFEGDQYKVKDIKLGGEMFGKEDEFKALIPLKPGEIFSSAKLNLGTKAIADSLSTYGYAFATITPQPDLRKEEKLVDMLLVVDPGKRAYVRNISISGNAKTRDTVIRREMRQLESSWYDGEKIKLSKDRINRLGYFTEVDVGTQEIPGSNDQVDLNVKVAEKPSGSLSLGAGYSSSEGVVLSAGINQENAFGTGTSVGFNINTSQVNRTLVLSQFDPYFTEDGISRYTDVYYRTSRPLYYLGDSDYTIINTGTSLRFGIPYSEKGRYFVGGAFERLELNTTQNSPLTYQQYAASISGYDPSLVDGTSNDPRNGYYSGSSWNIPLSVGWSKDGRDSALLPSSGNYQVANAEVSMPIDQMQYYRLFYQHQYFYPLTKTNVIALSGQLGYGMAYGDKPFPITKNYYIGGIGSVRGYTPGSLGPQVYNPTLGIYQPTGGSSKAVFNAEYAFPVPGSGTDKTLRFFVFFDAGNVYDGAPNMGDLRYSYGAGITWISPLGPLKFSYGIPLNTTSLDKIQNFQFQIGTTF, from the coding sequence ATGATACATAGTGAGCTGAGCCTTGCGGCTGAGCCTTTTGTTGTGAAAGATATCCGCGTTGAAGGTCTTCAACGTGTTGAGCCTGGAACTGTATTTAGTTATTTGCCCGTTAAAGTTGGGGAGACATTTGATGACTCCATGGGTGCTGATGCGATTCGAAGCCTATTTAATACCGGTTTTTTTAAAGATGTTCAAGTTAAAGTCGAAAATAATGTGTTGATTGTTCTCGTGGAAGAACGACCAACTATTTCTAAAGTTGACTTTACTGGTATGAAAGAATTTGAGAAAGAGGCTATTTTAAAAGCCTTAAGAGCGATTGGACTAGCAGATGCAAGATACTTTGATAAGGCACTTGTTGACAAAGCTGAACAAGAAATCAAGCGCCAGTATGTAAGTAAGGGTTTCTATGACGCTGAAATTGTTACTACAGTTACTCCGGGTGAAAGAAATCAAGTATCTGTGTACTTTAATATTGAAGAAGGAATTGTATCCACTATTTCTGAAATCAACATTATCGGCAATAAAGCATTTAGTGAAAAAGAGCTTAAAAGCCAAATGCAACTTTCTATCGGAGGTTGGTTTTCTTGGTATTCAAAAAACAACCGTTATTCGAAGCAAAAACTATCTGCTGACCTTGAAAACATACGTTCTTTCTATTTAAATCAAGGTTATCTAGAGTTTCGTATTGACTCTACCCAAATATCTATTTCGCCTGATAAAAAGGGAATGTATGTCACCATCAATATCTTTGAGGGTGATCAGTACAAAGTAAAAGATATTAAGTTGGGTGGGGAGATGTTTGGAAAGGAAGATGAGTTCAAAGCTTTGATTCCTCTAAAGCCCGGCGAAATTTTTTCATCGGCAAAGTTAAATCTAGGTACTAAAGCAATTGCAGATTCATTGAGTACTTATGGGTATGCATTTGCAACCATCACACCTCAACCAGATTTACGCAAAGAAGAAAAACTAGTAGATATGTTACTGGTTGTTGACCCAGGAAAAAGAGCTTATGTCAGGAATATCAGTATTTCTGGGAATGCTAAAACAAGAGATACAGTCATTCGTCGCGAGATGCGCCAGTTAGAAAGCTCTTGGTATGATGGTGAAAAGATCAAATTATCCAAAGACAGAATCAATCGATTAGGTTACTTTACTGAGGTTGATGTTGGTACTCAGGAAATCCCCGGATCGAATGATCAAGTTGATTTAAATGTAAAAGTAGCTGAAAAACCCTCAGGCTCTCTCAGTTTAGGTGCTGGATACTCCTCCTCTGAGGGAGTTGTTCTTTCCGCAGGTATTAACCAAGAAAATGCTTTTGGTACAGGAACCAGTGTTGGATTCAACATCAATACCAGTCAAGTTAACCGAACCTTAGTTTTATCTCAATTTGACCCTTACTTTACCGAAGATGGTATTAGCCGATATACCGATGTCTACTACAGAACTTCACGTCCACTATATTACTTAGGTGACTCGGATTACACCATCATTAATACTGGTACCTCTTTACGTTTTGGTATTCCTTATTCAGAAAAAGGGCGGTATTTTGTTGGCGGTGCATTTGAGAGATTAGAGCTCAATACTACCCAAAACTCACCTTTAACCTATCAGCAATATGCCGCAAGCATATCTGGATATGATCCTTCATTAGTTGATGGTACTTCCAATGACCCTCGTAATGGGTACTATTCTGGAAGTTCTTGGAATATTCCATTGTCTGTAGGTTGGTCAAAAGACGGACGGGATAGTGCACTTCTCCCTAGTAGTGGTAATTATCAAGTGGCAAATGCTGAAGTATCGATGCCGATTGATCAAATGCAATACTATCGCTTGTTCTATCAGCATCAATACTTTTATCCTCTGACAAAAACGAATGTGATTGCACTGAGTGGACAACTTGGATATGGGATGGCTTATGGAGATAAACCTTTCCCAATTACGAAAAATTACTATATTGGTGGTATTGGATCTGTTCGAGGTTATACACCGGGATCTTTAGGCCCTCAAGTTTATAATCCAACTTTAGGTATTTATCAACCAACGGGCGGTTCTTCGAAAGCAGTATTTAATGCAGAATACGCTTTCCCCGTCCCTGGGTCTGGAACAGATAAAACCTTACGCTTTTTTGTGTTTTTCGATGCTGGTAATGTGTATGATGGAGCACCTAATATGGGCGACTTGAGATATTCATATGGAGCTGGTATTACTTGGATTTCTCCATTAGGTCCATTAAAATTCAGTTATGGTATTCCGCTTAATACAACTAGTTTAGATAAAATTCAAAACTTCCAATTTCAAATTGGAACAACTTTTTAA
- a CDS encoding site-2 protease family protein yields the protein MTLISFLVAIVILVGFHEFGHYIVAKWCGIAVERFSIGFGPVLLRKKPSKPLGTEFVLSAIPLGGYVKMIDTRTHSNLNAEQIAHAFDQQALWKRSSVVAAGPFANFLLAFIFLFILYLSGPLQVKAILDEPPVNSIAAKAGLVDGDEVRGFAFLPKDSDGVDLSVEFTPIDSWNRLRWKLLRTMMGEQGFVLQVAHEGSGDTRVAFTHDEIQSLHLKNDMFSQLGLILSKDNPLPTFRLELGITESISRSFERVQDITTVSALSIWSLVTGKASLNQISGPIGIAGMAGQSANSGFTAYIGFLVLISISLGLMNLLPLPMLDGGQLVFDFFELLRGKAVSTEVREFTSKLGVLGILILTGIAVFNDLSRLFHG from the coding sequence ATGACCTTAATTTCTTTTTTAGTTGCAATTGTTATCCTCGTAGGATTTCATGAGTTTGGACACTACATCGTGGCAAAGTGGTGTGGTATCGCTGTAGAACGATTTTCCATCGGATTTGGACCAGTATTACTGAGAAAAAAACCAAGCAAACCCTTAGGGACAGAGTTTGTTTTATCCGCCATTCCTTTAGGTGGGTATGTCAAGATGATTGATACTAGAACGCATAGCAACTTAAATGCAGAGCAAATTGCTCACGCATTTGATCAACAAGCTTTATGGAAGCGATCAAGTGTTGTTGCGGCAGGTCCTTTTGCAAATTTTCTACTTGCCTTTATCTTTTTATTCATTTTGTATTTAAGTGGTCCATTGCAGGTAAAAGCAATTTTAGATGAGCCTCCGGTAAATTCTATTGCAGCTAAAGCAGGATTAGTTGATGGTGATGAGGTTAGGGGATTTGCCTTCCTACCAAAGGACTCTGATGGTGTTGATCTGAGTGTTGAATTTACCCCAATCGATAGTTGGAATCGTTTACGCTGGAAACTTTTACGAACAATGATGGGTGAACAGGGGTTTGTATTACAAGTGGCTCATGAAGGGAGTGGTGATACTAGAGTCGCCTTTACACATGATGAAATACAATCACTTCACCTCAAAAATGATATGTTTTCTCAACTAGGCTTGATATTGAGCAAGGATAATCCCTTACCTACTTTTCGTTTAGAGCTTGGAATCACAGAATCCATCTCTCGTTCATTTGAAAGAGTTCAAGATATCACTACTGTTTCGGCTTTGAGCATTTGGTCTCTAGTTACTGGCAAGGCATCCCTTAACCAGATCAGTGGTCCTATTGGAATAGCTGGTATGGCTGGTCAGTCAGCCAATTCCGGCTTTACCGCATATATTGGATTTTTAGTACTCATCAGTATTAGTTTAGGGCTTATGAATTTATTACCTTTACCAATGCTAGATGGCGGCCAACTAGTTTTTGATTTTTTTGAATTACTACGTGGAAAGGCCGTATCGACAGAAGTGAGGGAGTTTACCTCCAAACTAGGCGTTCTTGGAATACTTATCCTTACAGGAATTGCTGTTTTTAATGATTTATCACGGCTTTTTCATGGATAA
- the ispC gene encoding 1-deoxy-D-xylulose-5-phosphate reductoisomerase yields MRGLCILGSTGSIGENTLDVVARHPDLFQVKTLTANTQIEKLAKQCIQFQPEIAVVANAELAKQLKSLLPHSSTQVLFGPEGLIEAVMQHQVDTVMSAIVGAAGLLPTIEAAKAGKRILLANKEALVMSGQILMDVVAQSGAELLPIDSEHNAIYQCLPHSKDSNPLEIDELLLTASGGPFLHRPIETLMHVTPEEACAHPNWVMGRKISVDSSTMMNKGLELIEAMWLFQMPQEKIQIVIHPQSVIHSLVRYVDGSLLAQLGEPDMRTPIAFGLGWPQRIASGVKPLDMMQLGQLNFMPADVQRFPAITLAREAARLRGTAPAIMNAANEVAVESFLNRQITYPQIVQVVSQVLENIPSEPATSLELVLSVDQLARDKTKQYILEALQ; encoded by the coding sequence ATGAGAGGCTTATGTATATTGGGTTCTACTGGATCAATCGGTGAAAATACCCTAGACGTAGTTGCACGCCATCCAGATTTATTCCAAGTAAAAACTTTAACCGCTAATACTCAAATTGAAAAATTAGCAAAACAATGTATTCAGTTTCAACCTGAAATTGCTGTTGTCGCGAATGCTGAATTAGCCAAACAGCTGAAATCACTTTTACCTCATTCTTCAACTCAAGTCTTATTTGGACCAGAGGGTTTGATTGAAGCTGTGATGCAACATCAAGTTGATACTGTCATGTCAGCTATCGTTGGCGCAGCTGGTTTATTGCCGACGATCGAAGCCGCTAAAGCTGGGAAAAGAATTTTGCTTGCCAACAAAGAAGCCTTAGTAATGTCAGGTCAAATTTTGATGGATGTGGTTGCTCAAAGTGGTGCTGAATTATTACCGATAGATAGTGAACATAATGCCATCTACCAGTGTTTACCCCACTCGAAAGATAGTAACCCCTTAGAAATTGACGAGCTCCTTCTGACTGCTTCAGGGGGGCCGTTTTTACATCGTCCGATCGAAACATTAATGCACGTCACTCCTGAAGAAGCATGTGCGCATCCTAATTGGGTGATGGGGAGAAAGATATCAGTTGATTCATCGACGATGATGAATAAAGGCCTTGAGTTGATTGAAGCGATGTGGCTTTTCCAAATGCCTCAAGAGAAAATTCAGATTGTGATACATCCACAAAGCGTGATTCACTCCTTAGTAAGGTATGTTGATGGATCACTACTTGCGCAGCTAGGAGAGCCGGATATGCGAACGCCAATCGCATTTGGTTTGGGTTGGCCGCAAAGAATAGCATCTGGCGTTAAGCCGTTAGATATGATGCAACTTGGCCAACTTAATTTTATGCCTGCAGATGTCCAACGATTTCCTGCCATAACACTAGCCCGTGAAGCAGCAAGATTAAGAGGAACCGCCCCAGCTATCATGAATGCTGCCAATGAAGTTGCGGTAGAAAGTTTTCTTAATCGTCAGATTACCTATCCTCAAATAGTTCAAGTCGTTTCTCAAGTATTAGAAAATATTCCATCTGAACCGGCTACATCATTAGAGTTAGTTTTATCAGTCGATCAACTTGCTAGAGATAAAACAAAACAATATATTTTGGAGGCCCTGCAATGA
- a CDS encoding phosphatidate cytidylyltransferase, with amino-acid sequence MLKTRVITAVVLLSVFIPILLFSPTIILSLVVSIIISLASWEWGRFIWGVKSRLPIFYSVMIQALLVLLIYCIEGNNQNVITLFSYLMLGILWVSMIFWLIVVPFILSKKLQFSIKTNTPLLAIAGVIIFLSDWYAFMLLKDKGLWVLLSVLMIVWTADIGAYFVGKQIGKNKLAPQLSPGKSIEGVIGGMLAVCILGCIFFSLNISSMNFFNVIGQQSSWIVLIPLCIFLAGMSVVGDLFESQLKRISGMKDSSGLLPGHGGVMDRLDALLPVLPIAAICIQGIS; translated from the coding sequence ATGCTTAAAACGCGCGTTATTACGGCTGTCGTTTTATTATCCGTATTTATTCCTATTCTCTTGTTTAGCCCAACTATTATTCTTTCACTAGTAGTGTCTATCATCATTTCTTTGGCTTCTTGGGAGTGGGGAAGATTCATCTGGGGTGTGAAATCACGATTACCTATTTTTTACAGTGTAATGATTCAAGCCTTATTGGTTCTTCTGATTTACTGTATTGAAGGTAATAATCAAAATGTTATTACCTTATTCAGTTATTTGATGCTGGGTATTTTATGGGTGAGTATGATTTTTTGGTTGATCGTTGTGCCTTTCATCTTAAGTAAAAAATTACAATTTTCGATCAAAACCAATACACCGTTACTTGCAATTGCAGGAGTGATTATATTTTTGAGTGATTGGTATGCATTTATGCTTTTAAAAGACAAAGGATTATGGGTTTTGCTTTCTGTACTCATGATTGTTTGGACAGCTGACATTGGTGCTTATTTCGTAGGAAAACAAATAGGTAAAAATAAATTAGCTCCTCAATTAAGTCCTGGAAAATCTATTGAAGGAGTAATTGGAGGAATGCTGGCTGTTTGCATATTGGGATGCATCTTCTTTTCACTTAATATTTCCTCCATGAACTTTTTTAATGTTATTGGGCAACAATCTAGTTGGATAGTTTTAATACCCTTATGTATATTTTTAGCTGGTATGAGTGTTGTCGGTGATTTGTTTGAATCCCAGCTCAAAAGAATCTCCGGCATGAAAGATAGTAGTGGTCTATTGCCAGGTCATGGCGGGGTTATGGATCGTCTTGACGCGCTATTGCCAGTCTTACCAATTGCTGCAATATGCATTCAAGGAATATCATGA
- a CDS encoding isoprenyl transferase, producing MESIINSSTIEVPKTSVIPRHIAIIMDGNGRWANQRFLPRVAGHSKGLETVRNIVEQCTLHGVEFLTLFAFSSENWRRPKDEVNFLMNLFFKALDKEVARLHTNNIRLRLIGDMSGFPENIQKRVEIAERLTENNTGLVLTIAANYGGRWDILNATRKALAQNPNIDPALINESWLHPYLAMAYAPEPDLFIRTGGEQRISNFLLWQLAYTEMYFTDIFWPDFDAKAFEDSLHWFRKRERRFGQTGLQILEKTISKNA from the coding sequence ATGGAGTCCATTATTAATAGTTCAACGATAGAAGTACCTAAAACCAGTGTAATTCCCCGACATATTGCAATCATTATGGATGGCAATGGTCGTTGGGCTAACCAACGGTTTTTACCCCGAGTTGCAGGACATTCAAAAGGGCTAGAGACCGTACGGAATATTGTTGAGCAATGTACTTTACATGGTGTTGAATTTTTAACATTATTTGCATTTAGTTCAGAGAATTGGCGTCGTCCAAAAGATGAAGTTAATTTCTTAATGAATCTATTTTTTAAAGCATTAGATAAGGAAGTTGCCCGACTCCACACGAATAACATTCGTCTAAGGTTGATTGGGGATATGAGTGGCTTTCCAGAAAACATACAAAAACGGGTCGAAATTGCTGAGCGTTTAACGGAGAATAATACCGGTTTAGTTTTAACGATTGCAGCCAACTACGGTGGCCGCTGGGACATTTTGAATGCAACTCGAAAAGCCCTTGCGCAAAATCCAAATATCGATCCTGCACTGATTAATGAATCATGGCTTCATCCTTATCTTGCCATGGCATATGCACCAGAACCTGACTTATTTATCCGAACTGGTGGAGAACAGCGCATCAGTAATTTTCTTTTATGGCAGTTAGCATATACAGAAATGTATTTCACAGATATATTTTGGCCAGACTTTGATGCAAAAGCTTTTGAAGATAGTCTCCATTGGTTCAGAAAGCGTGAACGTCGATTTGGGCAAACAGGTTTACAGATATTAGAAAAAACCATCTCTAAAAATGCTTAA